The proteins below are encoded in one region of Elgaria multicarinata webbii isolate HBS135686 ecotype San Diego chromosome 8, rElgMul1.1.pri, whole genome shotgun sequence:
- the SEPTIN2 gene encoding septin-2 isoform X1: MSKQQPAEKFTNPETPGYVGFANLPNQVHRKSVKKGFEFTLMVVGESGLGKSTLINSLFLTDLYPERIIPGAAEKIERTVQIEASTVEIEERGVKLRLTVVDTPGYGDAINSRDCFRTIISYIDEQFERYLHDESGLNRRHIVDNRVHCCFYFISPFGHGLKPLDVEFMKAIHNKVNIVPVIAKADTLTLKERERLKKRILDEIEEHSIKIYHLPDAESDEDEDFKEQTRLLKTSIPFCVVGSNQLIEAKGKKVRGRLYPWGVVEVENPEHNDFLKLRTMLITHMQDLQEVTQDLHYENFRSERLKKGGSCMEGVLQTKNFSPGSVKSRKVEDEEVNKDQILLEKEAELRRMQEMIARMQAQMQMQRGEGDSSMTHGHKV; this comes from the exons ATGTCCAAG CAACAGCCTGCTGAAAAGTTTACAAATCCAGAGACTCCTGGTTATGTTGGATTTGCAAACCTTCCAAACCAGGTTCATCGGAAATCTGTGAAAAAAGGCTTTGAATTCACTCTTATGGTGGTTG GTGAATCTGGATTGGGCAAATCTACTCTAATAAACAGCCTGTTCTTAACGGATCTCTATCCAGAACGGATAATCCCAGGAGCAGCTG AGAAAATTGAAAGAACTGTGCAGATTGAAGCTTCAACAGTTGAAATTGAGGAAAGGGGTGTAAAGCTCCGTCTAACTGTAGTAGATACACCAGGATATGGTGATGCCATCAATTCTCGAGATTG TTTCAGGACTATTATTTCCTATATCGATGAGCAATTTGAGCGCTACCTTCATGATGAAAGTGGCTTGAACAGACGGCATATTGTAGATAATCGAGTTCACTGCTGCTTCTATTTTATTTCCCCATTTGGTCATGG TCTTAAACCCTTGGATGTTGAGTTCATGAAAGCCATACACAACAAAGTGAATATTGTGCCTGTAATTGCAAAAGCTGATACTCTTACTCTGAAGGAGCGGGAAAGGCTGAAGAAAAGG ATTCTGGATGAAATTGAAGAGCATAGCATCAAGATTTATCACTtgcctgatgctgaatcagatgAGGATGAGGACTTTAAAGAACAGACCAGACTTCTGAAG ACCAGTATTCCATTTTGTGTTGTGGGATCCAATCAGCTAATTGAAGCTAAAGGTAAAAAGGTTAGAGGTCGCCTCTATCCTTGGGGAGTTGTTGAAGTGGAGAACCCGGAGCATAATGACTTCTTGAAACTAAGAACAATGTTAAT TACCCACATGCAGGATCTCCAGGAAGTGACTCAAGACCTTCATTATGAGAACTTCCGTTCTGAAAGACTTAAGAAAGGTGGCAG ctgtatggagggagtcctacagacaaagaacttctctcctggcagtgtgaaaagcag GAAGGTAGAAGATGAGGAAGTTAATAAAGACCAAATCTTGCTGGAAAAGGAAGCTGAA ctCCGTCGCATGCAAGAGATGATTGCGAGGATGCAGGCACAGATGCAGATGCAGAGAGGTGAAGGAGACAGCAGTATGACCCATGGGCACAAAGTTTAA
- the SEPTIN2 gene encoding septin-2 isoform X2 yields the protein MSKQQPAEKFTNPETPGYVGFANLPNQVHRKSVKKGFEFTLMVVGESGLGKSTLINSLFLTDLYPERIIPGAAEKIERTVQIEASTVEIEERGVKLRLTVVDTPGYGDAINSRDCFRTIISYIDEQFERYLHDESGLNRRHIVDNRVHCCFYFISPFGHGLKPLDVEFMKAIHNKVNIVPVIAKADTLTLKERERLKKRILDEIEEHSIKIYHLPDAESDEDEDFKEQTRLLKTSIPFCVVGSNQLIEAKGKKVRGRLYPWGVVEVENPEHNDFLKLRTMLITHMQDLQEVTQDLHYENFRSERLKKGGRKVEDEEVNKDQILLEKEAELRRMQEMIARMQAQMQMQRGEGDSSMTHGHKV from the exons ATGTCCAAG CAACAGCCTGCTGAAAAGTTTACAAATCCAGAGACTCCTGGTTATGTTGGATTTGCAAACCTTCCAAACCAGGTTCATCGGAAATCTGTGAAAAAAGGCTTTGAATTCACTCTTATGGTGGTTG GTGAATCTGGATTGGGCAAATCTACTCTAATAAACAGCCTGTTCTTAACGGATCTCTATCCAGAACGGATAATCCCAGGAGCAGCTG AGAAAATTGAAAGAACTGTGCAGATTGAAGCTTCAACAGTTGAAATTGAGGAAAGGGGTGTAAAGCTCCGTCTAACTGTAGTAGATACACCAGGATATGGTGATGCCATCAATTCTCGAGATTG TTTCAGGACTATTATTTCCTATATCGATGAGCAATTTGAGCGCTACCTTCATGATGAAAGTGGCTTGAACAGACGGCATATTGTAGATAATCGAGTTCACTGCTGCTTCTATTTTATTTCCCCATTTGGTCATGG TCTTAAACCCTTGGATGTTGAGTTCATGAAAGCCATACACAACAAAGTGAATATTGTGCCTGTAATTGCAAAAGCTGATACTCTTACTCTGAAGGAGCGGGAAAGGCTGAAGAAAAGG ATTCTGGATGAAATTGAAGAGCATAGCATCAAGATTTATCACTtgcctgatgctgaatcagatgAGGATGAGGACTTTAAAGAACAGACCAGACTTCTGAAG ACCAGTATTCCATTTTGTGTTGTGGGATCCAATCAGCTAATTGAAGCTAAAGGTAAAAAGGTTAGAGGTCGCCTCTATCCTTGGGGAGTTGTTGAAGTGGAGAACCCGGAGCATAATGACTTCTTGAAACTAAGAACAATGTTAAT TACCCACATGCAGGATCTCCAGGAAGTGACTCAAGACCTTCATTATGAGAACTTCCGTTCTGAAAGACTTAAGAAAGGTGGCAG GAAGGTAGAAGATGAGGAAGTTAATAAAGACCAAATCTTGCTGGAAAAGGAAGCTGAA ctCCGTCGCATGCAAGAGATGATTGCGAGGATGCAGGCACAGATGCAGATGCAGAGAGGTGAAGGAGACAGCAGTATGACCCATGGGCACAAAGTTTAA